The following are encoded together in the Humulus lupulus chromosome 5, drHumLupu1.1, whole genome shotgun sequence genome:
- the LOC133834773 gene encoding molybdopterin synthase sulfur carrier subunit has translation MEVKAHSNIVSRTDMEKENPSVKIKVLFFARARDLTGLTETPLEVPSDSTTRDCLSKIMTSFPRLQEIKSCIVVALNEEYTTDSAIVKDKDELAIIPPISGG, from the coding sequence ATGGAGGTAAAAGCGCATAGCAATATTGTGAGCCGTACTGACATGGAAAAAGAGAATCCTAGTGTAAAGATAAAGGTGTTGTTCTTTGCCAGAGCTCGAGATCTTACCGGCTTAACTGAGACACCATTGGAGGTTCCATCAGATAGTACAACTCGTGACTGTTTAAGCAAGATTATGACTAGTTTCCCACGCTTACAAGAGATTAAAAGTTGCATCGTTGTTGCTTTGAACGAGGAATACACAACTGACTCGGCCATTGTTAAAGACAAAGATGAGTTGGCCATCATACCTCCTATAAGTGGAGGCTGA